A stretch of the Azorhizobium caulinodans ORS 571 genome encodes the following:
- a CDS encoding haloacid dehalogenase type II, whose amino-acid sequence MTRFRPKYVTFDCYGTLTHFQMAEAARDIYGAQLDEPRMAQFVKNFAAYRLDEILGDWKPYDEVIHNSVERTCKKNGVAFRPEDALAIYNRVPSWGPHPDVPEGLAKVAKEIPLVILSNAMDVQIPSNVAKLGAPFHAVYTAQQAEAYKPRFQAFEYMFDMLGCGPEDVLHCSSSFRYDLMSAYDLGIKNKVWVNRGHEPANPYYEYTEIKDIRGLPGVLGL is encoded by the coding sequence ATGACCCGCTTCCGGCCCAAATACGTGACCTTCGACTGCTACGGCACTCTCACCCACTTCCAGATGGCCGAGGCCGCGCGGGACATCTACGGGGCGCAGCTCGACGAGCCGCGCATGGCGCAGTTCGTGAAGAATTTCGCGGCCTACCGGCTCGATGAGATCCTCGGGGATTGGAAGCCCTATGATGAGGTGATCCATAATTCAGTGGAGCGCACCTGCAAGAAGAACGGCGTCGCGTTCCGGCCCGAGGATGCGCTGGCGATCTACAACCGGGTGCCCTCCTGGGGCCCGCATCCGGATGTACCCGAGGGGCTGGCCAAGGTGGCGAAGGAGATCCCGCTCGTCATCCTCTCCAATGCCATGGATGTGCAGATCCCTTCCAACGTCGCCAAGCTCGGCGCGCCTTTCCACGCGGTCTATACGGCACAGCAGGCCGAGGCCTACAAGCCCCGCTTCCAGGCCTTCGAATATATGTTCGACATGCTGGGCTGCGGGCCGGAGGATGTGCTGCATTGCTCTTCTTCCTTCCGCTATGACCTCATGTCCGCCTATGATCTCGGCATCAAGAACAAGGTGTGGGTGAACCGCGGCCACGAGCCGGCCAACCCCTATTATGAATATACCGAGATCAAGGATATCCGCGGCTTGCCCGGCGTCCTGGGCCTCTGA
- a CDS encoding aldehyde dehydrogenase family protein, which yields MGLGFDPASVTLPCGHFIGGRLVPAAGEIDLHRPSDGAAFAACPIAGPDMVDAAVESARKALKDSGWGGTRPRDRVRALHRWADLMEAHAEELGRLEAVASTRPIRDLMAGDLPVTIEQIRFFAEFADKEGGDLVPTADDSLGLIMTEPYGVVGAITPWNFPLSMAAWKLAPALAAGNAVVLKPSEMTPFATLRMAELSVEAGIPAGLVNIVLGDGAITGNALTGHPHVSKVSFTGSTAAGAAIMANIARTGIKPMTLELGGKSPQVVFADADLGLAASCIATSILANAGQACVAGTRLIAAREIAEPLLEKIAARLACIRPGPTWETETAYAPIISERQIGRIESLVGAALSAGAQLRAGGRRLERPGFFYAPTILDHVAPGSPAVIEEIFGPVLTTQTFSDEAEAVALADHPSYGLCAGLYTRDLSRAVRVTRQLQAGTIWVNRYGRSRDHILPTGGYKGSGIGKDLGREAFMANRKAKSVLIGL from the coding sequence ATGGGCCTCGGCTTCGATCCAGCCTCCGTCACCCTGCCCTGCGGCCATTTCATCGGTGGCCGGCTGGTGCCGGCTGCGGGGGAGATCGACCTCCATCGCCCCTCGGACGGTGCCGCCTTCGCCGCCTGCCCCATTGCCGGCCCGGACATGGTGGATGCGGCGGTCGAGAGCGCCCGCAAGGCGCTGAAGGACAGCGGCTGGGGCGGCACCCGCCCGCGCGACCGGGTGCGGGCGCTGCACCGCTGGGCGGATCTGATGGAGGCCCATGCGGAAGAACTGGGACGGCTGGAGGCGGTGGCATCAACGCGGCCGATCCGCGACCTGATGGCGGGCGACCTGCCCGTCACCATCGAGCAGATCCGCTTCTTCGCGGAATTCGCGGACAAGGAGGGCGGCGATCTCGTTCCCACCGCCGACGACAGCCTCGGCCTCATCATGACCGAGCCCTATGGGGTCGTCGGCGCCATCACGCCCTGGAACTTCCCCCTCTCCATGGCTGCGTGGAAACTGGCGCCCGCGCTTGCGGCCGGCAATGCGGTGGTGCTGAAACCCTCCGAGATGACGCCCTTCGCGACGCTGCGCATGGCGGAACTGTCGGTGGAAGCGGGCATCCCCGCCGGCCTCGTCAATATCGTGCTGGGCGACGGGGCTATCACGGGCAACGCCCTCACGGGCCATCCGCACGTATCGAAGGTGAGCTTCACGGGATCGACGGCGGCGGGCGCGGCCATCATGGCCAATATCGCCCGCACCGGCATCAAGCCCATGACGCTGGAACTGGGAGGCAAGAGCCCGCAGGTGGTGTTTGCCGACGCCGATCTCGGCCTCGCGGCAAGCTGCATCGCCACCAGCATTCTGGCCAATGCAGGACAGGCCTGCGTTGCCGGAACCCGCCTCATCGCCGCCCGCGAGATCGCCGAGCCGCTGCTTGAGAAGATCGCGGCGCGCCTCGCCTGTATCCGGCCGGGGCCCACATGGGAGACGGAAACCGCCTATGCGCCCATCATTTCCGAGCGGCAGATCGGGCGCATCGAAAGCCTGGTCGGTGCCGCTTTGTCGGCGGGCGCACAGTTGCGGGCCGGAGGGCGGCGGCTGGAGCGGCCCGGTTTCTTCTACGCGCCCACCATCCTCGATCACGTGGCGCCCGGCTCGCCGGCCGTGATCGAGGAGATCTTCGGTCCCGTGCTCACGACCCAGACCTTCAGCGACGAGGCGGAAGCCGTCGCGCTCGCAGACCATCCGAGCTACGGCCTGTGTGCCGGCCTCTACACACGAGACCTTTCGCGGGCGGTGCGGGTCACCCGGCAGTTGCAGGCCGGCACCATCTGGGTGAACCGCTACGGCCGTTCCCGCGACCACATCCTGCCCACCGGTGGCTACAAGGGCTCCGGCATCGGCAAGGATCTCGGCCGGGAGGCCTTCATGGCCAACCGCAAGGCGAAAAGCGTGCTGATCGGCCTCTGA
- a CDS encoding GNAT family N-acetyltransferase: MASSTLAPTNLSPAHLDGATALSRETAWPHRREDWAFMLALSRGFAAVEDGELVGTALMTPYGADAATINMVIVSARMRGRGLGRRLMDAALDSAGARECRLVATLEGLPLYEKLGFRAVGEIAQHQGVLADRLPPAPAAVTWANPDEIEALIALDRAACGMDRTQLLHALAAIGEVAVLRGADGPRGFAVLRPFGRGDVAGPVVAPSRTEAEQLIAFLMATRPGRFLRVDTPDVEGIGAFLAHHGLARVGGGTPMIRNARSAAPVDGVRTFALASQALG; encoded by the coding sequence ATGGCTTCATCGACCCTTGCCCCCACCAACCTGTCACCCGCGCACCTCGATGGCGCCACCGCCCTCTCCCGCGAGACCGCCTGGCCGCACCGGCGGGAAGACTGGGCCTTCATGCTCGCACTCAGCCGTGGCTTTGCGGCGGTCGAAGATGGTGAACTCGTCGGCACGGCCCTGATGACGCCCTATGGCGCGGACGCGGCGACCATCAACATGGTGATCGTCTCCGCCCGCATGCGGGGGCGCGGCCTCGGGCGGCGGCTCATGGATGCCGCGCTCGATAGCGCTGGAGCGCGCGAGTGCCGGCTTGTGGCGACGCTGGAGGGCCTGCCGCTCTATGAGAAGCTCGGCTTCCGGGCCGTCGGTGAGATCGCCCAGCACCAGGGGGTTCTTGCCGATCGCCTGCCGCCCGCGCCCGCGGCCGTGACCTGGGCCAACCCGGACGAGATCGAGGCCCTGATCGCGCTCGATCGCGCCGCCTGCGGAATGGACCGGACGCAACTCCTCCATGCCCTTGCCGCGATCGGCGAAGTCGCCGTGCTGCGCGGTGCCGATGGGCCGCGTGGCTTTGCCGTCCTCCGCCCCTTCGGCCGGGGCGATGTGGCCGGCCCGGTCGTGGCGCCGAGCCGCACCGAGGCCGAACAGTTGATCGCCTTCCTCATGGCCACCCGACCGGGGCGCTTCCTGCGGGTGGATACGCCAGATGTGGAGGGCATCGGCGCTTTTCTCGCTCACCATGGCCTTGCCCGTGTCGGCGGCGGCACGCCGATGATCCGCAATGCCCGCTCGGCGGCGCCCGTCGATGGCGTCCGCACGTTTGCCCTCGCCAGCCAGGCCCTTGGTTGA
- a CDS encoding aspartate aminotransferase family protein, protein MTSNSLVELDRAHLVHPVASYRGHERAGVRVLKSAKGAIVTDATGHSMIDGFAGLWCVNAGYGVESIVEAAAKQMRELPYATGYFSLGSESAIRLAAELADRAPGDLNHVYFTLGGSDAVDSTVRFVRYYQHARGTPQKDQFISLASGYHGSSTVGAGLTALPLFHAGFGLPFDWQHKIPSHYAYRNPVGSDPAAIIAASVAALRAKVEEIGPDRVAAFYAEPIQGSGGVLVPPDGWMKAMREVCRELDILFVADEVITGFGRTGPLFACTDEGIVPDLMTTAKGLTSGYVPMGAVFLSDHVYNTIADGAGESAVGHGYTYSAHPVSAAVGLEVLRLYEAGLLENGRRAGARLMAGLRSLSDHPLVGDVRGRGMLAAIELVTDKARKTPLPAAADPSHRIFDRAWDNGLVIRAFATGILGYAPPLCCTDADIDGIIERTRMTLDQTLEDPDVRAAMA, encoded by the coding sequence ATGACCAGCAATTCCCTCGTTGAACTCGACCGCGCCCATCTGGTGCATCCGGTCGCCTCGTATCGCGGCCACGAGCGGGCGGGCGTCCGGGTGCTCAAATCCGCCAAGGGCGCCATCGTCACCGATGCCACGGGCCACAGCATGATCGACGGCTTCGCCGGACTGTGGTGCGTGAATGCGGGCTACGGCGTCGAGAGCATTGTCGAGGCGGCGGCCAAGCAGATGCGCGAACTGCCCTATGCCACCGGCTATTTCAGCCTCGGATCGGAAAGCGCCATTCGCCTCGCGGCGGAACTGGCGGACCGCGCGCCGGGCGATCTCAACCACGTCTATTTCACGCTCGGTGGTTCGGACGCCGTGGATTCCACCGTCCGCTTCGTCCGCTATTATCAGCACGCGCGCGGCACGCCGCAGAAGGACCAGTTCATCTCGCTGGCGAGCGGCTATCATGGCTCCTCGACCGTAGGCGCCGGCCTCACCGCTCTGCCACTGTTCCACGCCGGCTTCGGCCTGCCCTTCGACTGGCAGCATAAAATTCCGTCCCACTATGCCTATCGTAATCCGGTAGGGAGCGACCCCGCAGCGATCATCGCCGCCTCGGTGGCCGCGCTTCGAGCGAAGGTGGAGGAGATCGGGCCGGATCGCGTCGCCGCCTTCTATGCCGAGCCCATCCAGGGGTCCGGCGGCGTTCTCGTGCCGCCGGACGGCTGGATGAAGGCCATGCGGGAGGTCTGCCGCGAACTCGACATCCTCTTCGTGGCCGACGAGGTCATCACCGGCTTCGGGCGCACCGGCCCCCTTTTCGCCTGCACGGACGAGGGGATCGTTCCCGACCTCATGACCACCGCCAAGGGGCTCACCTCGGGTTATGTGCCCATGGGCGCGGTGTTCCTGTCCGATCACGTCTACAACACCATCGCCGACGGCGCCGGCGAGTCAGCCGTCGGCCACGGCTACACCTATTCCGCCCATCCGGTCAGCGCGGCGGTCGGCCTCGAGGTGCTGCGGCTCTACGAGGCGGGACTGCTGGAGAACGGCCGCAGGGCCGGCGCGCGACTGATGGCGGGGCTCCGGAGCCTCTCCGACCATCCGCTGGTGGGCGACGTGCGCGGGCGCGGCATGCTGGCCGCCATCGAGCTCGTCACCGACAAGGCCCGCAAGACACCGCTGCCGGCGGCCGCCGACCCCTCCCACCGCATCTTCGACCGCGCGTGGGACAATGGCCTTGTCATCCGTGCCTTCGCCACCGGCATCCTCGGCTATGCGCCGCCGCTCTGCTGCACCGACGCCGACATCGACGGCATCATCGAGCGCACCCGCATGACGCTGGACCAGACCCTGGAAGACCCGGACGTCCGCGCCGCCATGGCCTGA
- a CDS encoding cupin domain-containing protein — protein MSLLKTIDTAPTFEPVEKKPDADRLIAGDPVFRTWAQDSSRSEPVRTGVWEATPGTSRSIKGDTFEFCYILEGVVELTEEGGTPVIYRAGDSFVMKPGYVGVWRTIETVRKIYVVVG, from the coding sequence ATGTCCCTGCTCAAGACCATCGACACTGCTCCCACCTTCGAACCCGTGGAGAAGAAGCCCGATGCGGACCGCCTGATCGCCGGCGATCCCGTCTTCCGCACCTGGGCGCAGGACTCCTCGCGCAGTGAGCCGGTGCGCACCGGCGTCTGGGAGGCGACGCCCGGCACGTCCCGTTCCATCAAGGGCGACACATTCGAGTTCTGCTACATCCTCGAAGGCGTCGTTGAACTCACCGAGGAGGGCGGCACGCCGGTCATCTACAGGGCCGGCGACAGCTTCGTGATGAAGCCCGGCTATGTGGGCGTCTGGCGGACCATCGAGACGGTGCGCAAGATTTACGTGGTGGTGGGCTGA
- a CDS encoding NAD-dependent succinate-semialdehyde dehydrogenase: MLDTQGLLRQQCLIDGQWQDAADGGQIEVTDPATGAVIGIVPDCGAAETRAAIDAAARAFMPWRARTHAERAQLLESWYDLMIAHLEDLAQLLTKEQGKPLAEARAEIRYGSSFVKWFAEEARRVGGATIPSPTPDRRIVVLKEPVGVCGIVTPWNFPNAMITRKVAPALAAGCTVVIKPSELTPFSALALGVLAARAGIPAGVINIVTGMPTAIGTELTSNLTVRKISFTGSTRVGALLMRQASDSVKRLSLELGGNAPFIIFDDADIDLAVEGAIASKFRNGGQTCVCANRILVQSDIYDAFAEKLSARVSAMKVGPGTAEGVQIGPMINHAAIEKIERHVEDAMARGARLLSRRPELPAGRQFTAPLVLGEATTDMLLASEETFGPVAPLFRFDTEEEAIAIANGTPFGLAAYFFTESLKRSWRVAEALEFGMVGLNTGAISTEVAPFGGVKQSGLGREGAQVGIEEYLETKSFHIGGLA; this comes from the coding sequence ATGCTCGACACCCAGGGCCTCTTGCGCCAGCAATGCCTCATCGACGGTCAATGGCAGGACGCCGCCGACGGCGGTCAGATCGAGGTGACCGACCCGGCCACGGGCGCCGTGATCGGCATCGTGCCCGACTGCGGCGCGGCCGAGACACGCGCCGCCATCGATGCCGCCGCCCGTGCCTTCATGCCCTGGCGTGCACGCACCCATGCCGAGCGCGCCCAGCTTCTGGAATCCTGGTACGACCTCATGATTGCGCATCTTGAGGACCTCGCTCAACTGCTCACCAAGGAGCAGGGCAAGCCGCTGGCCGAGGCGCGGGCGGAGATCCGCTATGGGTCCTCGTTCGTGAAGTGGTTCGCGGAAGAGGCCCGCCGCGTCGGCGGCGCGACGATCCCCTCGCCGACGCCAGACCGCCGCATCGTCGTGCTGAAGGAGCCGGTGGGCGTCTGCGGCATCGTCACGCCCTGGAATTTCCCCAATGCGATGATCACCCGCAAGGTGGCCCCCGCCCTTGCCGCCGGCTGCACCGTGGTCATCAAGCCATCAGAGCTCACGCCCTTCTCCGCCCTCGCGCTCGGCGTTCTGGCCGCGCGGGCGGGCATTCCTGCCGGCGTCATCAATATCGTGACCGGGATGCCCACGGCCATCGGAACGGAGCTCACGTCCAACCTGACGGTCCGCAAGATTTCCTTCACCGGCTCCACCCGTGTCGGCGCGCTGCTGATGCGACAGGCCTCCGACAGCGTGAAGCGGCTCAGCCTCGAACTCGGCGGGAATGCCCCCTTCATCATCTTTGACGATGCGGACATCGATCTCGCGGTGGAGGGCGCCATCGCCTCCAAGTTCCGCAATGGCGGCCAGACCTGCGTTTGCGCGAACCGCATCCTGGTGCAGTCTGATATCTATGACGCCTTTGCGGAGAAGCTGTCCGCCCGCGTCTCGGCCATGAAGGTTGGCCCCGGTACGGCCGAGGGCGTCCAGATCGGCCCCATGATCAACCACGCCGCCATCGAGAAGATCGAGCGGCACGTCGAGGACGCGATGGCCAGGGGCGCCCGCCTGCTCTCGCGGCGGCCGGAACTGCCGGCGGGACGCCAGTTCACGGCGCCACTCGTGCTGGGCGAGGCCACGACGGACATGCTGCTCGCGAGCGAGGAGACGTTCGGGCCCGTCGCCCCCCTTTTCCGCTTCGATACGGAGGAAGAGGCCATCGCCATTGCCAACGGGACTCCATTCGGCCTTGCGGCCTATTTCTTCACCGAGAGCCTGAAGCGCTCCTGGCGGGTGGCCGAGGCCCTGGAGTTCGGCATGGTGGGCCTCAACACCGGCGCCATCTCCACCGAGGTCGCGCCGTTCGGCGGCGTGAAGCAGTCCGGCCTCGGCCGCGAGGGCGCGCAGGTCGGCATCGAGGAATATCTGGAGACGAAGAGCTTCCACATCGGCGGGCTGGCCTGA
- a CDS encoding HAD-IA family hydrolase: MRRRAPRGDRSVARSLSTFKYLTFDVVGTLIDFEAGLTAPLAAIAAEHGVPFDPEAALALYRDARYMPDALRFPDDLTRVYGVIAPKLGLPSDAAYGARLRAAVPGWTAFPDSAEALERLAKRYKLIAMTNAQRWAYEHFSNALGNPFYAAFTTDDTGTEKPDPAFFEQVFSFVEADGGAKDDVLHVAQSQYHDIGVSRQLGLTNCWIQRRHAQPGYGGTIAPSQFTTPDYHFTSMAELADAVEARHAA; the protein is encoded by the coding sequence ATGCGCCGGCGGGCGCCCAGAGGGGACAGGTCTGTGGCCAGGAGCTTATCCACCTTCAAATATCTCACCTTCGACGTGGTCGGCACGCTGATCGACTTCGAGGCCGGCCTTACGGCGCCGTTGGCGGCCATCGCCGCGGAGCATGGCGTGCCCTTCGATCCGGAAGCAGCGCTCGCGCTCTACCGGGACGCCCGCTACATGCCCGACGCGCTGCGCTTCCCGGACGACCTGACGCGCGTCTATGGCGTGATCGCGCCGAAGCTCGGCCTGCCGTCGGATGCGGCCTACGGCGCCCGCCTGCGCGCCGCCGTGCCGGGCTGGACGGCCTTTCCCGATAGCGCGGAAGCGCTGGAGCGGCTCGCAAAGCGCTATAAGCTGATTGCGATGACCAATGCGCAGCGCTGGGCCTACGAGCATTTTTCCAACGCACTGGGCAACCCGTTCTATGCCGCCTTCACGACGGACGACACGGGGACGGAAAAGCCTGACCCGGCCTTCTTCGAACAGGTGTTCTCGTTCGTGGAAGCCGATGGCGGCGCGAAGGACGACGTCCTTCACGTGGCCCAGAGCCAGTATCACGACATCGGTGTCTCCCGGCAGCTTGGCCTGACCAATTGCTGGATCCAGCGCCGCCACGCACAGCCGGGCTATGGCGGCACCATCGCGCCGTCGCAATTCACCACGCCGGACTACCACTTCACGTCCATGGCCGAACTCGCGGACGCGGTGGAGGCGCGGCACGCAGCGTAA
- a CDS encoding NAD(P)/FAD-dependent oxidoreductase, whose product MRFTSYWADTAPAFTGGTPGSVEGAYDVAIVGGGFTGLEAARRLAKAGARVVVLEGGSIGSGASGRNGGHLNNGLAHSYLAAKSHLGAERAATLYRAFDAAVDHIERTVAEEQIQCNFKRVGKLKLASKPAHYEGLARNFEALHREVDPDTAMLDRSAIADEVRSQAFHGGMLSRKSAVMHMGRYAAGLADAAVRHGATIFENAAVTARRREGALHVLETPRGQVSAREVLVATGAYTSGPFSWFRRRIVAVGSFIVATRPLSRAEIASVIVRERTFVTSLNIGNYFRLSPDDRLIFGGRARFSAVSDQRSDARSGEILKANLVGLFPQMSGVPLDYCWGGLVDMTQDRYPRAGRTEDGLWYAMGYSGHGAQMSNLMGRVMAEAMLGREDRNPVKGLDWPAVPGHLGTPWFLPLVGFYYKMLDRFQ is encoded by the coding sequence ATGCGCTTCACATCCTATTGGGCCGACACCGCGCCGGCGTTCACGGGCGGGACGCCCGGCTCCGTTGAAGGCGCCTATGACGTCGCCATCGTGGGCGGCGGCTTCACCGGCCTTGAAGCCGCCCGCAGGCTCGCCAAGGCAGGCGCCAGAGTGGTGGTGCTGGAGGGCGGGAGCATCGGCTCCGGCGCCTCCGGCCGCAACGGGGGGCACCTGAACAACGGGCTTGCCCATTCCTATCTCGCGGCGAAATCGCACCTCGGAGCGGAGCGGGCGGCCACGCTCTACAGGGCCTTCGACGCCGCGGTGGATCACATCGAGCGGACCGTCGCCGAAGAGCAGATCCAGTGCAATTTCAAGCGCGTGGGCAAGCTGAAGCTGGCCTCGAAGCCCGCTCATTACGAGGGGCTGGCCCGCAATTTCGAGGCGCTGCATCGCGAGGTTGATCCAGATACGGCCATGCTCGACCGGTCGGCCATCGCGGACGAGGTGCGGTCGCAGGCGTTCCACGGCGGCATGCTGTCGCGCAAGAGCGCGGTGATGCACATGGGGCGCTACGCGGCAGGTCTCGCGGATGCCGCCGTGCGCCACGGGGCGACCATCTTCGAGAATGCGGCGGTGACGGCGCGCCGTCGGGAGGGCGCTCTCCATGTGCTCGAAACCCCGCGGGGGCAGGTCTCGGCGCGGGAGGTTCTGGTGGCCACCGGCGCCTACACGTCAGGCCCCTTCTCGTGGTTCCGCCGGCGGATCGTGGCCGTCGGCAGCTTCATCGTTGCCACGCGCCCGCTCAGCAGGGCGGAGATCGCCTCCGTCATCGTGCGCGAACGCACCTTCGTGACCTCGCTGAACATCGGCAACTATTTCCGTCTGTCGCCCGACGACCGCCTGATCTTCGGCGGCCGCGCCCGCTTTTCCGCAGTCTCGGATCAGCGCTCCGATGCCAGGAGCGGCGAGATCCTGAAGGCGAACCTCGTCGGCCTCTTCCCGCAAATGTCCGGCGTGCCGCTCGATTATTGCTGGGGCGGTCTCGTGGACATGACGCAGGACCGTTATCCCCGCGCCGGGCGAACAGAAGACGGCCTGTGGTACGCCATGGGCTATTCCGGCCACGGGGCCCAGATGTCCAACCTGATGGGGCGCGTGATGGCCGAAGCCATGCTCGGCCGGGAGGACCGCAATCCGGTGAAGGGCCTCGACTGGCCGGCTGTACCCGGCCATCTCGGCACGCCCTGGTTCCTGCCGCTGGTCGGCTTTTATTACAAGATGCTCGACCGTTTCCAGTAA
- a CDS encoding ABC transporter substrate-binding protein — translation MVESAIRRGASRRDLMRMLLAGGIASTAFGSGLIARATDAVAQTPVSGGNLKAAGWSASTADTLDPAKASLSTDYVRCCAFYNRLTFIDKGGAVRMELAESVESGDAKVWTVKLRKGVTFHDGKTLTSADVVYSLKRHLDPAVGSKVNSIAKQMSEIKAVDPSTVEITLANPNGDLPTILGMHHFMIIAEGTTTFAKANGTGAFVCETFEPGVRSIGLKNKNYWKSGYPHLDSFEFFAISDDAARVNALLSGDIQLAAAINPRSMRLVESQPGVLLSRTTSGNYTDLNMRLDMSPGDKKDFVEGVKYLLNREQIQKSALRGLAEIANDQPIPPSNMYYNAELKPKPFDPQKAKALFQKAGVLGQPIPVVTSEAANSAIDMAMVLQQAGQGIGMNFDIKRVPSDGYWSNYWLKAPMHFGNINPRPTPDILFSLLYASSAPWNESQYKSEKFDRLLLEARGSLDQARRKQIYGEMQVMIAEEAGTAIPVFISNVDAHSSKLKGLEPNPLGGMMGYAFAEYVWLAS, via the coding sequence ATGGTTGAGAGCGCCATCCGCCGGGGCGCTTCGCGCCGCGATCTCATGCGCATGCTGCTGGCCGGCGGCATCGCCTCCACCGCTTTCGGCTCTGGCCTCATTGCCCGTGCCACGGATGCCGTGGCGCAGACGCCGGTCTCCGGCGGCAATCTGAAGGCTGCCGGCTGGTCCGCCTCCACGGCCGACACGCTCGATCCGGCGAAAGCCTCGCTGTCGACCGACTATGTGCGCTGCTGCGCCTTCTACAACCGCCTGACCTTCATCGACAAAGGCGGCGCCGTGCGCATGGAACTGGCCGAGAGCGTCGAGAGCGGCGACGCCAAGGTCTGGACCGTCAAGCTGCGCAAGGGCGTCACGTTCCACGACGGCAAGACGCTGACCTCGGCCGACGTGGTCTATTCACTGAAGCGTCACCTCGATCCGGCGGTCGGCTCGAAGGTGAACTCCATCGCCAAGCAGATGAGCGAGATCAAGGCCGTGGACCCGTCCACGGTGGAGATCACTCTCGCCAATCCAAATGGCGACCTGCCCACCATCCTCGGCATGCATCATTTCATGATCATTGCCGAAGGCACCACCACCTTCGCCAAGGCCAACGGCACCGGAGCCTTCGTCTGCGAGACCTTCGAGCCCGGCGTGCGCTCCATCGGACTGAAGAACAAGAACTACTGGAAGAGCGGCTATCCGCACCTCGATTCCTTCGAGTTCTTTGCCATTTCGGACGATGCGGCGCGCGTGAATGCGCTGCTGTCCGGCGACATCCAGCTCGCCGCCGCGATCAATCCGCGCTCCATGCGCCTGGTGGAAAGCCAGCCCGGCGTGCTGCTGTCGCGCACCACCTCCGGCAACTACACCGACCTCAACATGCGCCTCGACATGTCGCCCGGCGACAAGAAGGACTTCGTGGAGGGCGTGAAATATCTGCTCAATCGCGAGCAGATCCAGAAGTCCGCCCTGCGGGGCCTGGCGGAGATCGCCAACGACCAGCCGATCCCCCCCTCCAACATGTATTACAATGCCGAACTGAAACCGAAGCCCTTCGATCCGCAGAAGGCGAAGGCGCTGTTCCAGAAGGCCGGCGTGCTCGGCCAGCCCATTCCCGTGGTGACGTCCGAAGCGGCGAACTCGGCCATCGACATGGCCATGGTGCTGCAGCAGGCCGGCCAGGGCATCGGCATGAACTTCGACATCAAGCGCGTGCCGTCGGACGGCTACTGGTCCAACTACTGGCTGAAGGCGCCCATGCACTTCGGCAACATCAATCCGCGCCCCACGCCCGACATCCTCTTCTCGCTGCTCTATGCCTCAAGCGCCCCGTGGAACGAGAGCCAGTACAAGTCGGAGAAGTTCGACCGGCTGCTGCTTGAGGCACGCGGCTCGCTCGATCAGGCCAGGCGCAAGCAGATCTATGGCGAAATGCAGGTGATGATTGCGGAGGAGGCGGGCACGGCCATCCCGGTCTTCATCTCCAATGTGGACGCCCATTCCTCCAAGCTGAAGGGCCTCGAGCCCAATCCGCTGGGTGGCATGATGGGCTACGCCTTCGCCGAGTACGTCTGGCTCGCATCCTGA